In a genomic window of Allomeiothermus silvanus DSM 9946:
- a CDS encoding transposase, whose translation MEPESGASLSLLVDGMDSEVMSWVLQEFQAWVGEGTAWVVLDRAGWHVSRRVEVPEGVALDYLPPYSPELQPAERMWPRRWPTGTLRRWRR comes from the coding sequence GTGGAACCGGAGAGCGGGGCCAGCCTGAGTCTGTTGGTAGATGGGATGGACAGCGAGGTGATGAGCTGGGTGCTGCAGGAGTTTCAGGCCTGGGTAGGGGAAGGGACAGCCTGGGTGGTGCTGGATCGGGCGGGGTGGCACGTCTCCCGGCGGGTGGAGGTGCCCGAGGGGGTGGCCCTGGATTACCTGCCGCCCTATTCGCCGGAGCTACAACCGGCGGAGCGGATGTGGCCGAGGCGGTGGCCAACCGGTACTTTGAGACGCTGGAGGCGATGA
- a CDS encoding aminotransferase class I/II-fold pyridoxal phosphate-dependent enzyme, with protein sequence MPLDRLTPVLQQAVEDLEAQGRRKGHEPVVTEVVPAQGERGPRYRLLGHGEKLFIRMNSNSYLGLAQHPALKKAEEEAIERFGVGPGAVRFISGTYEPHVELEGRLARFHAREAAMIFSSAYATILSVVVPLVTPETVLISDELNHNCIINAIRLARPREKYVYKHLNLADLEAALHQAAAMGARRALVITDGIFSMRGSHAPLSEIALLVRKYDHHFPENALLVVDDSHGVGAFGATGRGTEEYTQAQADILVGTLGKAFGVNGGYVVGPSALIAYFRETSPMYIYSNPITPGEAAAAGAALELLESPEGQTRLAHLRAMTRRFREGVLQLGYESFPGDHPVVPLVLRDGERTGQLVRFLREEGILATAIVYPVVPKGEESIRFQVSAEHTQADIDQVLRVLERFKALG encoded by the coding sequence ATGCCGCTAGACCGGTTGACTCCCGTGCTCCAACAGGCTGTAGAGGACCTCGAGGCGCAGGGCCGCCGCAAGGGCCACGAACCGGTGGTGACCGAGGTGGTGCCTGCCCAGGGGGAACGAGGCCCCCGCTACCGGCTTTTAGGCCACGGCGAAAAGCTTTTCATCCGCATGAACTCCAACAGCTACCTGGGCTTGGCCCAGCACCCGGCCCTGAAAAAAGCCGAGGAAGAGGCTATCGAGCGCTTCGGGGTTGGCCCTGGGGCGGTGCGCTTTATCAGCGGGACCTATGAGCCGCATGTGGAACTTGAAGGCCGCCTGGCCCGTTTCCATGCCCGCGAGGCCGCCATGATCTTCTCCTCGGCGTACGCCACCATCCTAAGCGTGGTGGTCCCGCTGGTGACGCCCGAGACGGTTCTCATCAGCGATGAACTCAACCACAACTGCATCATCAACGCCATCCGGCTCGCGCGTCCTCGGGAGAAGTACGTCTACAAGCACCTGAACCTGGCTGACCTGGAAGCTGCCCTGCACCAAGCCGCCGCGATGGGAGCCAGGCGGGCTTTGGTCATCACCGACGGCATCTTCAGCATGCGCGGCTCGCACGCGCCTTTGTCCGAGATTGCCCTGCTGGTGCGGAAGTACGACCATCACTTCCCCGAGAACGCCCTATTGGTCGTGGATGACTCGCACGGGGTGGGAGCGTTCGGGGCGACCGGGCGGGGAACCGAAGAGTACACCCAAGCCCAGGCCGACATCCTGGTGGGAACCTTGGGCAAGGCTTTTGGGGTGAACGGGGGTTACGTAGTGGGCCCCTCCGCCCTCATCGCGTATTTCCGCGAGACTTCCCCCATGTATATCTACTCCAACCCCATCACCCCCGGCGAGGCAGCGGCGGCGGGAGCGGCGCTCGAGCTTCTAGAGAGCCCCGAAGGCCAGACCCGCCTGGCCCACCTGCGGGCGATGACCCGGCGCTTCCGCGAGGGTGTTCTCCAGCTCGGATATGAGAGCTTCCCCGGCGATCACCCGGTGGTGCCGTTGGTGCTTCGCGACGGCGAACGAACGGGCCAGCTAGTGCGCTTTTTGCGCGAGGAGGGAATCCTCGCTACCGCCATCGTCTACCCGGTGGTGCCCAAAGGTGAGGAGTCCATCCGCTTCCAGGTTTCGGCGGAGCACACCCAGGCCGATATTGACCAGGTGCTGAGGGTGCTGGAGCGGTTCAAGGCGTTGGGCTGA
- a CDS encoding L-threonine 3-dehydrogenase, which translates to MEVKRAQNILVTGALGQVGSELVPALQERLGMERVVASDVRSLPPDRPIREGPFEVLDCTDRSRLEEVVEKYNVGTLYHLAAILSAKAEAQPELAWRVNMEGLYNVLEVARAYGCRVFVPSSIAAFGPSTPKDLTPQDTLQRPGSLYGVTKVAGELLCDYYALRFGLDVRGLRYPGLISYTAPPGGGTTDYAVEIFWEALRQGSYTSFLGPDTRLPMMYMPDAIRATLELMEADPARLRHRNAFNVAAFSCTPAELAAEIRKHLPHFKIHYQIDPVRQAIADSWPHTLDDSAAREEWGWKPAFDLAAMTADMLAQLSARWAVQGV; encoded by the coding sequence ATGGAAGTGAAGCGTGCGCAAAATATCCTCGTCACCGGAGCCCTAGGGCAAGTGGGCTCGGAACTGGTTCCTGCTTTGCAGGAGCGCTTGGGCATGGAGCGGGTGGTGGCTTCCGACGTGCGAAGTTTGCCCCCCGATAGGCCGATCCGGGAAGGCCCCTTCGAGGTCCTCGACTGCACCGACCGCTCGAGGCTCGAGGAAGTGGTCGAAAAGTACAACGTGGGTACCCTCTACCACCTGGCGGCCATCCTCTCGGCCAAAGCCGAGGCCCAGCCCGAGCTGGCCTGGCGGGTCAATATGGAAGGCCTCTACAACGTGCTGGAAGTAGCTAGGGCTTACGGATGCCGGGTCTTCGTACCCAGCTCCATTGCGGCTTTTGGCCCTTCCACACCCAAAGACCTCACCCCGCAGGACACCCTCCAGCGCCCGGGTTCGCTCTACGGCGTGACCAAAGTAGCCGGAGAACTCCTTTGCGACTACTACGCTTTGCGCTTTGGCCTGGACGTGCGCGGCCTGCGCTACCCCGGTCTCATCTCCTACACCGCCCCGCCCGGGGGGGGAACCACCGACTACGCCGTGGAGATCTTCTGGGAAGCCTTGCGCCAGGGCAGCTATACCAGCTTCCTGGGGCCCGACACCCGGCTGCCGATGATGTACATGCCCGATGCCATCCGGGCCACGCTCGAGCTGATGGAAGCCGACCCGGCCCGGCTCCGCCACCGTAACGCTTTCAATGTGGCCGCTTTTAGCTGCACCCCGGCTGAGCTTGCTGCCGAGATCCGCAAGCACCTGCCGCACTTCAAAATCCACTACCAGATTGATCCGGTGCGCCAGGCCATCGCGGATTCTTGGCCGCATACCCTGGACGATTCCGCCGCTCGCGAGGAATGGGGCTGGAAACCGGCTTTCGACCTGGCCGCGATGACTGCTGACATGCTCGCGCAGCTATCAGCCCGCTGGGCTGTGCAGGGGGTTTGA
- the deoC gene encoding deoxyribose-phosphate aldolase yields MPVNSHSDPASAGTQEITAETLSYEQVAQMIDHSLLRPELTPAEVLAGCELAERYRVASVCVKPCDVELAAKALRGSSVKVGTVVGFPHGSSATATKVFEAKLAMEQGAVELDMVINIGRLRGGEAEYVLGDIQAVVEVAKRGGALVKVILENAYLSEEQKVLGCQLSEQAGADFVKTSTGFAPSGATLEDLKLMREAVSPHVQIKAAGGVRTLDALLEVMRVGTTRVGATATAAILEEFKARKAGGVRATGEGGLKSGY; encoded by the coding sequence ATGCCAGTGAATTCGCATAGCGACCCGGCTAGCGCCGGTACTCAAGAGATTACGGCAGAAACCCTCAGCTATGAACAGGTCGCGCAGATGATCGACCACTCGCTGTTGCGCCCCGAACTCACCCCCGCCGAGGTCCTCGCGGGCTGCGAGCTGGCCGAGCGCTACCGGGTGGCCTCGGTGTGTGTGAAGCCCTGTGACGTAGAACTCGCGGCCAAGGCATTGCGGGGCTCGAGCGTCAAGGTCGGAACCGTGGTGGGCTTCCCCCACGGAAGCTCGGCCACCGCCACCAAGGTCTTCGAGGCCAAGCTGGCGATGGAGCAGGGCGCGGTCGAGCTGGACATGGTCATCAACATCGGTCGGTTGCGGGGCGGCGAGGCCGAGTACGTGCTGGGGGACATCCAGGCGGTGGTCGAAGTCGCCAAGAGGGGTGGGGCCTTGGTCAAGGTGATCCTCGAGAACGCCTACTTGAGCGAGGAGCAGAAGGTGCTGGGCTGCCAGCTTTCTGAGCAGGCGGGAGCCGATTTCGTCAAGACCTCCACCGGCTTCGCCCCCTCCGGGGCGACCCTCGAGGATCTCAAACTCATGCGCGAGGCGGTCTCGCCGCACGTGCAAATCAAGGCAGCGGGCGGGGTGCGCACCTTGGATGCCTTGCTCGAGGTGATGCGCGTAGGCACCACCCGGGTAGGGGCTACCGCCACCGCCGCGATCCTCGAGGAGTTCAAAGCGCGCAAGGCCGGAGGGGTTCGGGCGACGGGTGAGGGCGGTTTGAAGAGCGGTTACTGA
- a CDS encoding sugar phosphate isomerase/epimerase family protein, whose protein sequence is MQLGFVSAILPDLGLEEVLEFASRQGFDTVEVMCWPKGKAERRYAGVTHIDVNELDDAEVERIQGLMQKYGVSISGLGYYPNPLVADEKEASVYLEHIKKVISASARLGIGRMNTFIGREPSRSLKDNWALFDERWPEIIRHAEREGVKVGIENCPMLFTSDEWPGGKNLAVSPVIWREMFSRIPSDHFGLNYDPSHLVWQMMDPAWPLLEFKDKLFHVHAKDVRIDRDKLRQVGILATPLEYHTPKLPGLGEVNWTHFFANLTEARYSGPVCIEVEDRAYEGSLEDRKRALVQSGRFLRNFVS, encoded by the coding sequence ATGCAGCTAGGTTTTGTCAGTGCGATTCTCCCCGATCTCGGCCTCGAGGAAGTGCTCGAGTTCGCCTCCCGTCAAGGCTTCGACACCGTAGAGGTGATGTGCTGGCCCAAAGGAAAGGCCGAGCGCCGCTACGCCGGGGTCACCCACATCGATGTGAACGAGCTGGACGACGCCGAGGTCGAGCGGATCCAGGGGCTTATGCAGAAGTACGGGGTCTCGATCTCGGGTTTGGGCTACTACCCCAACCCGCTGGTAGCCGACGAAAAAGAGGCCAGCGTCTACCTCGAGCACATCAAAAAAGTCATCAGCGCCTCGGCAAGGCTGGGAATCGGGCGGATGAATACCTTCATCGGGCGGGAGCCCAGCCGATCCTTGAAGGACAACTGGGCCCTCTTCGACGAGCGCTGGCCGGAGATCATCCGGCACGCCGAGCGGGAGGGGGTAAAGGTCGGGATCGAGAACTGCCCCATGCTCTTTACCAGCGACGAATGGCCGGGCGGCAAAAACCTAGCGGTGAGCCCGGTCATCTGGCGTGAGATGTTCAGCCGTATCCCCTCCGATCACTTTGGCCTCAACTACGACCCCAGCCACCTGGTCTGGCAGATGATGGACCCGGCCTGGCCCTTGCTCGAGTTCAAGGACAAGCTCTTCCACGTCCACGCCAAGGACGTGCGCATCGACCGCGACAAGCTGCGGCAGGTAGGGATTTTGGCGACCCCGCTCGAGTACCACACCCCCAAGCTGCCGGGGCTGGGCGAGGTGAACTGGACCCACTTCTTCGCCAACCTTACCGAGGCCCGCTACTCAGGCCCGGTCTGCATCGAGGTCGAAGACCGGGCTTATGAGGGCTCGCTCGAGGACCGCAAGCGGGCGCTGGTGCAGTCCGGGCGTTTCCTCAGGAATTTCGTGAGCTAG
- a CDS encoding Gfo/Idh/MocA family protein, which translates to MIKVGVVGTGFIGPVHVEALRRIGVKVKGVLGSSPEKSRQAAQNIGLERGYSSYAEMLSDPEVAVVHLTSPNRFHREQVLQALEAGKHVVCEKPLGMNTQETKELVAAAQQYPELVTAVNYNLRFYPLCLQAREMVRRGEIGEVFHVKGSYVQDWLLYPTDFNWRVLAEDGGELRAIGDIGTHWLDLVTFITGLEVEEVMADLYTVHPIRQRPPAGSVETFSGKKGSREAATEPVKITTEDYASVLLRFAGGKRGVLTVSQVTAGRKNRIEWEIAGSERALAWNGERPNELWIGERNAANRTLIRDPSLLEGEAAHYTSYPGGHNEGFPDTFKQLYRAVYADIKAGKPSKNPLYATFEDGHKELALCEAILESSKKGKWIKVRY; encoded by the coding sequence ATGATCAAAGTCGGGGTGGTCGGCACAGGTTTTATCGGCCCGGTACACGTAGAGGCCCTGCGGCGGATCGGGGTCAAGGTCAAGGGGGTGCTGGGCTCGAGTCCGGAAAAGTCGCGCCAGGCCGCGCAAAACATTGGGCTCGAGCGGGGCTACTCGAGCTACGCCGAGATGCTCTCCGATCCGGAAGTCGCGGTCGTCCACCTCACCAGCCCCAACCGCTTCCACCGCGAGCAGGTCCTGCAAGCCCTGGAAGCGGGCAAGCACGTGGTCTGCGAAAAGCCCTTGGGCATGAACACCCAGGAGACCAAAGAACTCGTCGCCGCCGCCCAGCAGTACCCCGAGCTGGTGACGGCGGTCAACTACAACCTCCGCTTCTATCCGCTCTGCCTGCAAGCCCGCGAGATGGTACGGCGGGGTGAGATCGGGGAGGTCTTTCACGTCAAGGGAAGCTACGTGCAAGACTGGCTCCTCTACCCTACCGACTTCAACTGGCGGGTATTGGCCGAGGATGGGGGAGAGCTGCGGGCCATCGGCGATATCGGCACCCACTGGCTGGACCTGGTGACCTTTATCACCGGGCTCGAAGTAGAGGAGGTGATGGCCGACCTTTACACCGTGCACCCCATCCGGCAGCGTCCCCCGGCAGGTTCGGTAGAGACCTTCAGCGGCAAGAAAGGTAGCCGGGAAGCCGCCACCGAGCCGGTCAAGATCACCACCGAGGATTACGCCTCGGTACTCTTGCGCTTTGCGGGCGGGAAGCGCGGGGTACTCACCGTTTCCCAGGTTACCGCTGGACGCAAAAACCGCATCGAGTGGGAGATCGCGGGGTCCGAGCGGGCTTTGGCTTGGAACGGCGAGCGCCCCAACGAGCTGTGGATCGGGGAGCGCAACGCCGCCAACCGTACCCTGATCCGCGACCCCAGCCTCTTAGAGGGCGAGGCTGCCCACTACACCAGCTACCCCGGCGGCCACAACGAGGGCTTCCCCGACACCTTCAAACAGCTCTACCGCGCTGTCTATGCCGACATCAAGGCGGGAAAGCCCAGCAAAAACCCGCTCTATGCGACCTTTGAGGACGGCCACAAGGAACTAGCCTTGTGCGAAGCGATCCTCGAGAGCAGCAAGAAGGGCAAATGGATCAAGGTCAGGTATTAG
- a CDS encoding integrase core domain-containing protein produces the protein MQFTTVGREIWRGARQAQRLAEANASDPEVQERLRKLRLVKALRESKKSWKEIQDLVGISRATYHRWQKALKEKGLAGLKPRSRRPKHLRTKVHWTPGLLIRIETLRKENPTWGRWSIWLTLRKEGFQMSERTVGRILAYLEKHRRIESVAGYLARTQRGKLKRRVNRPYAKRKPRGYEARAPGDLVQVDTLTLTLGPGSMVKHFSAIDLHSRFVLAEVHSRATAKLSEGFLSLLLARAPFPIRAIQVDGGSEFMAEFEEACCALGIALFVLPPRSPKLNGHVERMQRTFKEEFYTRPLPTPLSELQAELDTYLDYYNRRRPHMALGGLAPLEFLAKMQEESVPQRVSNVLTDYTD, from the coding sequence GTGCAGTTTACCACCGTTGGCCGAGAGATATGGAGAGGCGCTAGACAAGCACAGAGGCTGGCCGAGGCCAACGCAAGCGACCCAGAGGTCCAGGAACGTCTGCGCAAGCTCCGACTGGTCAAAGCCCTGCGTGAAAGTAAAAAGAGCTGGAAGGAGATCCAGGACCTGGTCGGGATCAGCCGGGCCACCTACCACCGCTGGCAAAAAGCCCTAAAAGAAAAGGGCCTGGCTGGACTCAAACCCCGCTCCCGCCGCCCTAAGCACCTGCGCACAAAGGTCCACTGGACCCCAGGGCTGCTCATTAGAATAGAAACTCTCCGCAAGGAAAACCCCACCTGGGGACGCTGGTCCATCTGGCTTACCCTCCGCAAGGAGGGTTTCCAGATGAGCGAACGCACGGTGGGGCGCATCCTGGCCTACCTGGAGAAGCACCGACGTATCGAGAGCGTGGCCGGCTACCTGGCCCGGACTCAAAGAGGGAAGCTAAAGCGAAGGGTAAACCGGCCCTACGCCAAAAGGAAGCCCCGAGGATACGAGGCCAGGGCTCCTGGGGACCTGGTCCAGGTGGACACCCTCACCCTGACCTTAGGACCGGGAAGCATGGTCAAGCACTTCTCGGCGATTGACCTCCATAGCCGGTTTGTCCTGGCGGAGGTGCACAGCCGGGCCACGGCTAAGCTTTCTGAGGGGTTCTTGTCCTTGCTTCTGGCCAGGGCCCCTTTTCCCATCCGGGCCATCCAGGTGGATGGGGGCAGCGAGTTCATGGCCGAGTTTGAGGAGGCCTGCTGTGCTCTGGGGATTGCCTTGTTTGTGCTACCGCCGAGGAGTCCTAAACTCAATGGTCACGTGGAGCGGATGCAGCGGACCTTCAAGGAGGAGTTCTACACCCGGCCTTTGCCCACCCCGCTCAGCGAGCTGCAGGCAGAGCTGGATACCTACCTGGACTACTACAACCGCCGAAGGCCTCACATGGCCCTGGGGGGTCTTGCTCCGCTGGAGTTTTTGGCTAAGATGCAAGAGGAGTCGGTTCCTCAAAGAGTCTCAAATGTGTTGACCGATTACACGGACTAG